The uncultured Treponema sp. genomic interval ATGCCGGGCGCAATCTCCGTGTCGCCGCTGGCAACTGTAAATTCCGCCGATTCATCCGCGCCGCAGTTGTGGCTGTCAGGGACATTTCTGTAATCCCACGAGTTTGGGCGAATTAGGTTCGGGTCGTTGTCCTCATCAAAAATATGGCACGAAATAAGCAAAGCAGAAAATAAAAATACAGCAGAAAAAAGAATAAAAAATTTCTTCACATTGCAATTCTATATTTTTACGGAAGAAGAATCTATACTATTTAAAATAAATAAACCTGCCAACAACAAATGCTTTAAAAAACCTTATGTTCTGGCAGGCAAAAAAATTAAATTAAAAGTTGTTATTCAATATTATTTTTGATTTAATTTAGAACGTCTGGTTTCGTGTCCACACTATAATCTGATGGTTCCTTATCATCAATAAAATTAACTTTAACCTGAAGATAATCGTCATCATCTTGTAAGATAGCTTCAACTGGTGATGAATATCCATCCCAAGTTATATCCAATCTTTTCATATAATATTCATATTTAGCAGCAGTGCATGTAAAACTCTTTTTATACAAAGCTGTAAAATTATCATTGTAATACCAAATAGTTCCTGATGTAGCTGACTCAAAATAAATACAAGACTTTAACTTCTCACCATAGTACATTGTATAATATTTTCCAACATGACCATTGAGATTGGTTGTACTTCCTCCGTCATTAGAGGTTACGTCATTAGTACCCCCCCCCACTACTACTTGAACTGCCGCCATCAGAGCAAGCAATAAAATTTGTCATTGCAAACAGCGCAACAAGCACCGCAGCAAGTTTCAGAATTTTTTTCATAATTACCTCCGAAAAAATGATTTCTTAAAATATTTTAGCACTCTTTTTAAATAAAGCAAATGAAAAATACATAAGTTTTTTGTTAGTTTTTTATGACAAGTTGAAAAAAAAATCCAAATTAAAGTATTCGCTTTATAAATATTTTATTTCAAATAATTAAACTCTCTTGACAAGTAACCGATTGGTAACTAAAATACATTTACAAGTAAACAAACGGTTACTTAATATCAAAATTCAAAACGGAGATAAAATGTCCGGCGAAACAAAAAATCAAATTATAGAAACTGCGCTTGAACTTTTTTCACAAAACGGATTTTTAGGAACTTCCATGAACGACATTGCATCTCAACTAAAAATCACAAAAGGCGCGCTTTACAAACATTACGAAAGCAAGCAGCAAATTCTTGAGCAGATTATTGAACGCATGGCAGAGCTTGATTTGGAACGCGCAAAAAAATACGAAATGCCAGAAGTTGAACAAAAAAAATTCGCAGAAGCATACACTCAGATTCAAGCTGAAAAAATCTGCGAGTACAGCATTGCGCAGTTCAGGCATTGGACGGAAGAAAATTTTTCCGCACAGTTCCGCAAAATGCTTACATTGGAACAGTTTCGCAGCAAGGAAATGTCTGACCTTTATCAAAATTATCTTGGAACAGGTCCGCTTGAATACATGACGAAGATTTTCAAAAAGATAACAAAATCAAAACTGAAAGCAAAACAACTTGCGCTTGAATTTTACGGACCGATTTTTATTCTTTACAGCGTTTATGATGGCACGGAAGAGAACACAAAAAAATCAGTTTTTGTTCAGCTTGAAAATCACATAAAAAATTTTATAGAGCGGCTCGAAAAAGAACGGGCGAAAAAATAATCAAAATAATTTCGGAGGAAAAAATGAAAGCAATCATCTACACAACAAACACAGGAAGCACGGCGCAATACGCAAAAATGCTCGCGAAACAAACTGGACTTCCGGCATTTTCAATGGAAGAGGCAAAGTCAAAAGTCGAGGCAGGAAGCGAAATCATTTATCTTGGCTGGATAATGGCGGCAAAAGTAAAAGGCTACAAGGCGGCTGCAAAAAAGTACAAAATCCGTGCAGTCTGCGCAGTCGGCATGGAACGAACCGGAACACGCACAGAACAAATCCGCGAAAAAACTTCTGTTCCTGCCGAAGTTCCGCTTTTTACATTGCAGGGAAATTTCAATGTAAAAAAACTGCACGGGCTCTACCGTCTTATGATGAGCATGATGGTCAAAATGGTTACAAAGCAGCTCGGAGCAAAGACAGACCGCACTCAGCGGGAAAACGAAATGCTTGAAATTATGCTTCACGGCGGCGAAAAAGTTTGCGCGGAAAATCTAGGCGAAGTTATCAGCTGGTACAAAAAAGTTCAGTAAAAATGAAAATCAAAAAATTTCATATTGACATTGCCCGGCTTGACCGAGCAATGAAAATGCATTTTTACTTTACCCAATAAACGTAATTTTCTTTGCGGGGAGCGGCTTTTGCTTCTCCGCCTTCGGCAGCGTAACCGAGCGCGACGTGTCCGATTCCTTCAAAATCGCCTTTTATTCCGAGATCTGAAAGAATTTTTCTGCCGAAGTCGCTTTCAAATTCCTGCTTTGCGCGGTGAATCCAGATTGAGCCGAGCCCTAAACTTTTTGCAGCGTTCATCAGGTTTCCCATAACGAGCGAGCCATCGTAAATGTAGGTCGGAACGCTTTTGTCGGCAAGGACAATCAGAATCACAGGCGCGCCGTAAAACGGATCAAAGCCTTCGTTCCATCCGCCGATTTTCCGGTTTTCTTCGCTGATTTTATCGCGTAGTTCCTTGTTCGTAACCGCAATGATTATCGGCGACTGAAGATTTTTTCCGGTCGGCGCAAAAGTTCCGGCTCGGATTACAGCGTTCAAATCTTCTTCCGGAATCATGTCTGGCTTGAATTTGCGGCAGCTTCTGCGCGTCTCAAGAATTTTCAAAGTTTCGTTCATGGTGCAACTCCTTGTAAATTATTTTCTACTATTATTTTTTCGGCATTTTTATCCTTGTTGAAAAAAAGATTTTATTCATTGATTTTTGAAATAATCATAAACTAAATCCCCTCCTCCACCTTCCCGTTCTGTATTCCGCGAATGAAATCACAAAGTTCGTGAACCAGCCCATCGGAACAGAATACCAGACCCACTCAATTCCGAACCGTGGAGCGCATACAACCGAGACAATAACGCGGATTGAAAGGTTGATTAGATTCGCAAGCGTAAAAACTTTCATGTCGCCAGCTCCACGCAAAAGTCCGTCGCATGCCATTTTGAATCCTATCCAGCAGTAAAAAAATCCTTCAAAACGCAAGGCCGCTTGCCCTGTCCGCAAGGCAGTTTCGCTTCCACCAGCTCCGATAAAAAGAGAAATAAGCGGACGGTAAAAGAATTCAATGCAAACGCAGAGCGTTACCGCAAAAAACGCGACCATAAGATTTGCCGCCCGGTAGCCTTTTACAACGCGCTCAGGTTTTCCCGCGCCGATGTTTTGCGCCGTGTATGAGGACATTGAGTTGTTCAACGCCGCCATCGGTACAATCGCAATCGACGCAATCCGGCTGAACGCGGAATATCCGGCAAGAGCCTCCGAGCCGAAACTGTTCACAACGGACTGAACCAGCATCATTCCGATTGAAACAGTGGACTGCTGTAATATAGAAGGAATTGCGATTTTCGCCATTGAAGCAAGCTCTCGTCCATCAAAAAAACGGAATTTTCCGCTGCAACCAGCTTCTTTCGCCGCAACGCCATCATCCGAATCCTTGAATTTTCCAAGCGTGTTCATAAAAACCGCGAACGACAAAACGCACGAAAGTCCCTGAGCAATCAGCGTAGCCCAAGCCGCACCCGCAACGCCGGTCTTAAAAACCGCAACAAACACAAAATCCAGCGCGACATTCAGCACAGAAGAAAAAATCAGAAAAACAAGCGGAATCCGCGACTTTCCAAGCGCATTGAACATCGAAGAAATCACGTTGTACATGAACAAAAACGGCAGCCCCAGAAAATAAATCCGCAGATAAACAAGCGCCATGTCCAGCGCATCAGAAGGAGTTTTCAACGCAACAAGAAGCGGCCGGTTTATAACAATTCCCACCGCGCCAAGAAAAATACTGATTCCCAAAAATGTCAGAAACGCAGTGCTTACCGCAGTTTTCATCGCCGAAAAATTGCGAGCGCCAAAATATTTGCTCACAATTACCGAAGAGCCGACACCGCCGCCAATCGCCACGCAAATAAAAACAACCGTAAGCGAATACGAAGCCCCGACCGCCGCCAAAGCCTGCTCGCCCACAAAACGCCCCACGACCGCCGAATCGACCATCGTGTAAAGCTGCTGAAACAAATTGCCAATAATAATCGGAAGAGAAAAAACAAAAAGCGCGTAAAACGCCGGCTTTGAAGTAAGATAATCGCTTTTCATACGCAAATCATAGCAGAAAAGAAAAAAGTGTCAACGAGCAAAGCATCGGCAAGTTCAAAGAGACTTAATTAACGGATGCAGTTCTGCCCGGCAATCAAACAAAGAATTCCCAAAATCAGACTTGAAAAAGCATAAATTGCCGCCATAAAAAAATTCTTCCCCGAAACAAAATTCGCGCTTTCCAACGCAAACGTAGAAAAAGTTGTGAATCCGCCGCAAACACCAGTCTTAAGAAAAAGCACAACAAGCGGACTGAACCTAAAAGAAACTTTCTGTGCCGCCAAAGAAGCCGCCGCTGTAACAACGCCAATCGCAAAGCAGCCAAGCATATTCACAAAAAAAGTCTGGAACGGAAAAACGCTCTTCACTGGAATCAGCGTAAAAAGATAACGCAGAACACTTCCCACCGCTCCGCCAGCCGCAACCGCCAAAATATTCAAAATCATAAGGCAATTTTATAAACTTTGCGTTTGCACTTCAATCCGCAAAAGAACAAAAATGCGCAAAAATTGTCAGGAAGATTTTTTTCAGTTTTAGTAATATGAGCGCGGAGGATTTTATGGAAGAAAAAATTTTGGAGCATTACAGAAAAACCGGAACGTTCACGTATTCAGGATTGTACGCGCAATATTTCCGCACGTTGCCAGACGACATTTCAGAACTCGGACGGCTTGTCTGTTCTCAGGTTATTCACCGGGTTACGCTCAAGGAAGGCAACACAAATTTCAACGCCACGCTTTTATACGGCGACATGAACCGCTACCCTTGGTTCGCTCCCAGATGCCACGACGATTTGCTTGTAACCGCAGCCGCAATGACAGCGGAACTTTTCAGGCTTGACGAGCGCGGATTTACAAAAGACAGAGCCGTGGAAAATAAAATTGTCGTAACTTGCCGCTACGTTTCAGTTCTTATGAGTACAATTTTAAAGGCGAAAGGAATTCCTGCAAGAAGCCGGGCGGGATTTGCTCCGTACTTTAAAAACGGAATCAGCATGGATCACTGGATAAATCAATATTTTTGCGAAAAGGAAAACAGATGGATTACTTTTGACGCTGACGGATTTTATGAGGAAGCCGGAATGGAAATTCGCCAGTACGATATTCCGCACGAAAAATTCGACTGGGCGGCGGAAAGCTGGATTTCAGTGAGGCGCGGAAAATCAGACGGAAAAAAATTTTTGTATGCGGACGGAAAAGGAACTTGCGGAATTCCTGCCCTCGCCCGCTATCTGGTTTACGACTTTCACGCGCTTATGAACAACGAGCTTACTTTTACATTTCTGCCGGAATTTATGGACGGAAGACTTGACTCCTTGAGCGAAGAGGAACTTTGCGAACTTGACGAGCTTGCAGAACTTCTTTTAGACCCGGACAAAAATTTTGAAAAACTTTGCAACGTCTGGGAAACAAAAAGAAAATTCCGCGTGCTCAACAGTCCGCTTGTAGGCAGCTACGACCACGGCGCAGAATATTATGTGTAAAATCCGCGAACTGGACGATTCTTATTTTTCGCAAATCAAAACTATGTTCCGCGATGTTTTCAGTTCGCCGCCTTGGAATGACGGCTGGAATGATTTCGTTCAGCTTCACGAATATATCTGCGACCTGACGCAACGCAGAGGCTCGCTTGTCTTCGGATTTTTTATAGACGGAAAACTTTACGGAGCCGCAATAGGCTGCATTCGGCACTGGTGGAGCGAAACTGAATACATTCTTGATTATTTTTTTCTGAACAAGGAAGCGCAGGGCAAAGGAAACGGAAAACTGTTCATGAAAGGAATTGAAGATTCGCTCAAAAAGAAAAATATATGCACAATTTACCTTCAGACAGAGCACGGAATTCCGGCATACAGCTTCTACAAGAAAACCGGATTCACCGAACTTGAAAACTGCGCCATGTTTCTCAAAGTCTTGGAGTAAAGGATTTTTTTGAACCTTACATATATACAGTAGTAATAAAGTATGCTATAATAATTTTACTGGAAGTGCCTGATTTCTAAGGCGGCGTCTCCCGAACTCAACCAGCTTGCTGGAATCTTGAAAGCCGGGAGGACTTGCGAAGATGACGATTTACGAAGCTATTTCGTTGGCTATTAATTTAGCCATTCTGATTCTTGAAGCCCTTTCTTACCTAAAAAATAAGAAGAGTTAAAAAGCAAAGCCGCCCAGTCTGACCACTAGAGGCGGCTTTTCGTCTAATACGGTGGAGACGACCGACAGAAATCGGGCATTTCCTTTATTTCCAATATATCAAAGAAAATTGTTTCCGTCAAACAGTTTAAGACCTTTTTGCGTCCGAATATGTAAAAAAGCCAATCCTGCAGCAGCATAAAGACTGTACCGAACAACGCCATTTCTGCTTACAGCGCCTC includes:
- a CDS encoding TetR/AcrR family transcriptional regulator — its product is MSGETKNQIIETALELFSQNGFLGTSMNDIASQLKITKGALYKHYESKQQILEQIIERMAELDLERAKKYEMPEVEQKKFAEAYTQIQAEKICEYSIAQFRHWTEENFSAQFRKMLTLEQFRSKEMSDLYQNYLGTGPLEYMTKIFKKITKSKLKAKQLALEFYGPIFILYSVYDGTEENTKKSVFVQLENHIKNFIERLEKERAKK
- a CDS encoding flavodoxin domain-containing protein — encoded protein: MKAIIYTTNTGSTAQYAKMLAKQTGLPAFSMEEAKSKVEAGSEIIYLGWIMAAKVKGYKAAAKKYKIRAVCAVGMERTGTRTEQIREKTSVPAEVPLFTLQGNFNVKKLHGLYRLMMSMMVKMVTKQLGAKTDRTQRENEMLEIMLHGGEKVCAENLGEVISWYKKVQ
- a CDS encoding nitroreductase — protein: MNETLKILETRRSCRKFKPDMIPEEDLNAVIRAGTFAPTGKNLQSPIIIAVTNKELRDKISEENRKIGGWNEGFDPFYGAPVILIVLADKSVPTYIYDGSLVMGNLMNAAKSLGLGSIWIHRAKQEFESDFGRKILSDLGIKGDFEGIGHVALGYAAEGGEAKAAPRKENYVYWVK
- a CDS encoding MATE family efflux transporter, producing the protein MKSDYLTSKPAFYALFVFSLPIIIGNLFQQLYTMVDSAVVGRFVGEQALAAVGASYSLTVVFICVAIGGGVGSSVIVSKYFGARNFSAMKTAVSTAFLTFLGISIFLGAVGIVINRPLLVALKTPSDALDMALVYLRIYFLGLPFLFMYNVISSMFNALGKSRIPLVFLIFSSVLNVALDFVFVAVFKTGVAGAAWATLIAQGLSCVLSFAVFMNTLGKFKDSDDGVAAKEAGCSGKFRFFDGRELASMAKIAIPSILQQSTVSIGMMLVQSVVNSFGSEALAGYSAFSRIASIAIVPMAALNNSMSSYTAQNIGAGKPERVVKGYRAANLMVAFFAVTLCVCIEFFYRPLISLFIGAGGSETALRTGQAALRFEGFFYCWIGFKMACDGLLRGAGDMKVFTLANLINLSIRVIVSVVCAPRFGIEWVWYSVPMGWFTNFVISFAEYRTGRWRRGFSL
- a CDS encoding CrcB family protein — protein: MILNILAVAAGGAVGSVLRYLFTLIPVKSVFPFQTFFVNMLGCFAIGVVTAAASLAAQKVSFRFSPLVVLFLKTGVCGGFTTFSTFALESANFVSGKNFFMAAIYAFSSLILGILCLIAGQNCIR
- a CDS encoding transglutaminase domain-containing protein translates to MEEKILEHYRKTGTFTYSGLYAQYFRTLPDDISELGRLVCSQVIHRVTLKEGNTNFNATLLYGDMNRYPWFAPRCHDDLLVTAAAMTAELFRLDERGFTKDRAVENKIVVTCRYVSVLMSTILKAKGIPARSRAGFAPYFKNGISMDHWINQYFCEKENRWITFDADGFYEEAGMEIRQYDIPHEKFDWAAESWISVRRGKSDGKKFLYADGKGTCGIPALARYLVYDFHALMNNELTFTFLPEFMDGRLDSLSEEELCELDELAELLLDPDKNFEKLCNVWETKRKFRVLNSPLVGSYDHGAEYYV
- a CDS encoding GNAT family N-acetyltransferase gives rise to the protein MCKIRELDDSYFSQIKTMFRDVFSSPPWNDGWNDFVQLHEYICDLTQRRGSLVFGFFIDGKLYGAAIGCIRHWWSETEYILDYFFLNKEAQGKGNGKLFMKGIEDSLKKKNICTIYLQTEHGIPAYSFYKKTGFTELENCAMFLKVLE